A genome region from Methylohalobius crimeensis 10Ki includes the following:
- a CDS encoding CDP-alcohol phosphatidyltransferase family protein, with protein sequence MNWLSVRQIPNLITVMRIFLVGPTVWLILERRFDWALGLFFVAGVSDALDGYLAKHFGWFSRLGSLLDPIADKLLIVACYVAGAWIGLLPGWLAELVVARDLVILLGGVVYYLFLHPFEGQPSWISKFNTLCQIVLLLVLFWQHGFRPLPTGWSTGLIYLVSVTTVVSGIQYVHLWGSYFSSEVGKRRHS encoded by the coding sequence ATGAACTGGCTTTCCGTAAGGCAGATCCCCAACCTGATTACGGTGATGCGAATTTTTTTGGTGGGGCCGACGGTATGGTTGATTTTGGAACGCCGGTTCGACTGGGCCTTGGGGCTGTTCTTTGTGGCCGGGGTTTCGGATGCGTTGGACGGTTATCTGGCCAAGCACTTCGGCTGGTTCAGCCGCTTGGGTTCCTTGTTGGATCCGATCGCGGACAAGCTGCTGATCGTCGCCTGTTATGTGGCCGGAGCTTGGATCGGATTGCTGCCCGGCTGGTTGGCCGAGCTCGTGGTGGCGCGCGATTTGGTCATTCTGCTGGGCGGTGTGGTGTATTATTTGTTTCTGCATCCCTTTGAAGGGCAGCCAAGCTGGATAAGTAAATTCAACACCTTGTGTCAAATTGTCTTGTTGTTGGTATTATTTTGGCAACACGGTTTCCGTCCCCTTCCCACGGGGTGGTCGACCGGATTGATCTATTTGGTCAGCGTCACGACCGTGGTCAGCGGTATCCAGTATGTTCATTTATGGGGGAGTTATTTTTCGTCCGAAGTGGGAAAACGCCGGCATTCGTAG
- a CDS encoding HvfC/BufC N-terminal domain-containing protein: MTTSDLATVQRRLQNAVMSREDKPPFLTGAGADERLAVYRNAYRVRLTEALAVDYPMLARWLGEARFAQLAEDYIANYPSDVRSIRWVGRHLAKFLRVAEPWRERPELAEMAAFEWALGLAFDCADADPLAPEALVRIPPEQWPRLRFQLHPSVQSLQLAYPVPSIWKALQAESEPPPYRPNKVSWLIWRRGLRQFFRSLAEPEAHALRAIQTGRSLAEICEELARWDCSPDAAQAAARLLRQWLAEGVIVALKVT, from the coding sequence ATGACCACTTCCGACCTGGCCACTGTGCAGCGCCGTCTCCAGAATGCCGTGATGAGTCGGGAGGATAAGCCGCCTTTTCTGACCGGAGCCGGTGCGGACGAGAGGCTCGCCGTTTACCGCAACGCTTACCGTGTGCGCCTGACCGAGGCCTTGGCCGTCGATTATCCCATGCTGGCCCGCTGGTTGGGGGAGGCGCGGTTTGCGCAACTGGCCGAGGACTATATAGCGAACTATCCCTCCGATGTGCGCTCCATTCGCTGGGTCGGTCGCCATTTGGCGAAATTTTTGCGAGTCGCCGAGCCTTGGCGGGAACGCCCCGAACTTGCTGAGATGGCCGCCTTCGAATGGGCGCTGGGGCTGGCGTTCGATTGTGCCGACGCAGATCCTTTGGCCCCCGAAGCACTGGTCCGAATACCTCCGGAGCAATGGCCGCGGTTGCGTTTTCAGCTGCACCCCAGCGTTCAATCGTTGCAATTGGCATATCCCGTGCCTTCCATTTGGAAAGCCTTGCAGGCGGAGAGCGAACCCCCTCCCTATCGACCGAATAAGGTGAGTTGGTTGATTTGGCGGCGGGGGTTGCGGCAATTTTTCCGTTCCTTGGCCGAACCCGAAGCGCACGCTCTCCGAGCGATACAGACCGGCCGTTCCTTGGCCGAAATCTGCGAGGAATTGGCCCGCTGGGATTGCAGCCCCGATGCCGCTCAAGCGGCGGCGAGACTGCTTCGGCAATGGTTGGCGGAGGGGGTCATCGTCGCCCTGAAGGTGACATAA
- a CDS encoding Na+/H+ antiporter NhaC family protein, protein MSTWLSLLPALIAIPVAFLTHRVLLALGAYVFIGALILEHGWLPDASGRFLKIIWQVVTDRDSVMIIVFSLMIGGLIGLIQKAGGIEGFVRWAEERRLIGTPRRVAVLAFATSLALFVETNFGVLVAGLIALPLFDRYRLSRLRLSYLLDTTCAPKCMVLPLNAWGAYVISLLADQGVEQPVGLLMQSVGFIFYGWIALLLAGIVAAFGWEIPWRLPLSDRVIGELPHFGEVITPHAEAPGRARHLWGPIGLLIVSVLLLLAITGDAPLAIFLAVTLVLVGTGVYFRHEQILSWKEMLLPVWQGTRIIMPLMYLLIFAFSVGVTTQALGTGFFLASSLHGQLDPVWLPFLVFGIGCLISFSTGSSWGTFAILIPIVVPLADVFQVSPALLLGAALSGGLFGDHCSPVSDTTMIASLAGGVKPVEHIRHQFPYAVLGGLSALVLYGVAGALML, encoded by the coding sequence ATGTCGACCTGGTTATCTTTGCTTCCCGCCCTGATCGCCATTCCGGTGGCGTTTTTAACCCATCGCGTTTTGCTGGCATTGGGCGCTTACGTTTTTATCGGTGCTTTGATTCTAGAGCACGGTTGGTTGCCCGATGCCTCGGGCCGGTTCCTGAAAATTATCTGGCAGGTGGTCACGGACCGGGATAGCGTGATGATCATCGTATTCAGCCTGATGATCGGGGGGTTGATCGGCCTCATCCAAAAAGCCGGCGGAATCGAGGGATTCGTGCGATGGGCCGAAGAGCGACGCTTGATCGGTACGCCGCGCCGGGTGGCCGTGTTGGCTTTCGCCACCAGCCTGGCATTGTTCGTCGAAACCAATTTCGGCGTCCTCGTCGCCGGATTGATCGCCCTGCCGCTATTCGACCGCTATCGTCTGTCGAGACTGAGGCTGAGCTATCTGCTCGATACCACCTGTGCGCCCAAGTGCATGGTCCTTCCCCTCAATGCGTGGGGCGCCTATGTGATCAGCTTGTTGGCGGATCAGGGGGTGGAACAGCCCGTGGGTTTGTTGATGCAGTCGGTGGGATTCATTTTCTACGGCTGGATCGCGCTCTTGTTGGCGGGCATCGTCGCCGCCTTCGGTTGGGAAATTCCTTGGCGCCTGCCCTTGTCCGATCGGGTAATCGGCGAGCTGCCGCATTTCGGCGAGGTGATCACCCCCCATGCGGAGGCCCCGGGACGCGCCCGTCATCTATGGGGGCCGATCGGTTTGTTGATCGTGAGCGTGTTGTTGCTGCTGGCGATCACAGGCGACGCGCCCCTGGCGATTTTCCTGGCGGTCACCTTGGTGCTGGTGGGCACGGGCGTCTATTTCCGCCATGAACAGATTTTGTCATGGAAGGAGATGTTGCTTCCCGTCTGGCAAGGAACCCGGATCATCATGCCATTGATGTATCTATTGATATTCGCTTTTTCCGTGGGGGTGACCACGCAGGCGCTGGGTACCGGATTCTTTCTGGCAAGCTCGCTGCACGGCCAACTGGATCCGGTATGGCTGCCGTTTTTGGTATTCGGCATCGGCTGCTTGATCTCGTTTTCCACCGGCAGTTCCTGGGGCACCTTCGCCATTTTGATTCCCATCGTCGTGCCCTTGGCCGATGTCTTTCAGGTTTCGCCCGCCTTGTTGTTGGGAGCGGCCCTCAGCGGGGGGTTGTTCGGCGACCACTGTTCGCCGGTTTCCGATACCACCATGATCGCTTCCTTGGCGGGCGGAGTGAAGCCGGTCGAGCATATTCGCCATCAGTTTCCCTATGCGGTATTGGGCGGCCTATCGGCGTTGGTGCTGTACGGCGTGGCCGGTGCGTTGATGCTCTGA
- a CDS encoding IS701 family transposase has product MGGLPPDVLSIIKVFAPLFSKRVWQRAQVLLIGAILTPGRRTVAAVLRVMGLGEERRFKNYHRVLSRARWSGLASSRLLLGLLIQAFAWQGPLVMGLDDTIERRWGRKIGARGIYRDPVRSSRGHFVKASGLRWLSLMLLVPIPWAHRVWALPFLTSLCPSERYYRRYRRAHRSLTERARQLLRMVRRWLPTRSIVVVADQSFAALDLLAAVTGDRFSVVTRLRLDAALYEPAPPPRPGRSGRPRKKGKRLSTLAQVAADPATRWQRLTVARWYGESDRPVEIASGTAVWYHAGKPPVPLRWVLIRDPLQRFQAQALLCTDPKAAPTEIVQWFIRRWQVEVTFEETRAHLGLETQRQWSRRAIARTTPILLGLFSLVTLMADRLVANQAMPVRTAAWYRKTHPTFIDALALVRRHLWSAHLFSRSPPATDVEKNPNPLLTRCIEIMCYAA; this is encoded by the coding sequence ATGGGCGGATTACCTCCCGACGTCTTGTCGATTATAAAGGTGTTTGCACCGCTGTTCAGCAAAAGGGTATGGCAACGGGCGCAAGTGTTACTGATAGGTGCGATCCTCACGCCTGGTCGACGCACGGTGGCGGCAGTGCTTCGGGTGATGGGGCTCGGCGAGGAGCGACGGTTCAAGAACTACCATCGGGTGCTCAGCCGGGCGCGGTGGTCTGGGCTGGCCAGCAGTCGCCTGTTGTTGGGGCTGTTAATCCAGGCGTTTGCCTGGCAGGGACCCTTGGTGATGGGATTGGATGACACGATTGAGCGACGGTGGGGGCGCAAGATTGGTGCTCGGGGGATCTACCGGGACCCGGTCCGCTCCAGCCGGGGGCATTTTGTGAAAGCCAGCGGCCTGCGCTGGTTGAGCCTGATGCTGTTGGTGCCGATCCCTTGGGCCCATCGGGTTTGGGCGCTTCCTTTTCTGACCTCGCTATGCCCCTCGGAGCGCTACTATCGGCGCTATCGGCGTGCGCATCGATCCTTGACCGAGCGGGCCCGGCAGCTCTTGCGGATGGTCCGGCGCTGGTTGCCCACCCGCTCGATCGTGGTGGTCGCCGATCAGAGCTTTGCGGCCTTGGATCTTTTGGCGGCCGTCACTGGGGACCGGTTCAGTGTCGTGACCCGGCTGCGGTTGGATGCGGCGTTGTACGAACCGGCCCCGCCGCCGCGACCGGGCCGCTCTGGACGACCGCGCAAAAAGGGGAAACGGCTCTCCACGCTGGCGCAAGTGGCCGCCGACCCGGCGACCCGTTGGCAACGCTTGACCGTTGCGCGGTGGTATGGCGAATCCGACCGCCCGGTGGAAATCGCCTCGGGCACGGCGGTGTGGTACCACGCGGGCAAACCGCCCGTACCGCTCCGTTGGGTGCTGATCCGCGATCCGCTCCAGCGCTTCCAGGCCCAAGCGCTGTTGTGCACGGATCCGAAGGCCGCGCCGACAGAGATCGTCCAGTGGTTTATCCGCCGTTGGCAGGTCGAGGTCACCTTCGAAGAAACCCGTGCCCACTTGGGACTGGAAACGCAGCGCCAATGGTCAAGGCGGGCGATCGCCCGGACCACGCCCATCCTGCTCGGCTTGTTCTCCCTGGTCACCCTCATGGCCGATCGGCTGGTCGCCAACCAGGCGATGCCGGTGCGTACCGCTGCCTGGTATCGCAAAACTCACCCGACCTTTATCGATGCGTTGGCCTTGGTACGCCGTCACCTGTGGAGTGCACACCTTTTTTCCAGGTCGCCGCCAGCCACCGACGTGGAAAAAAATCCCAACCCATTACTGACCCGCTGTATCGAGATAATGTGCTATGCCGCATAA
- the bufA2 gene encoding BufA2 family periplasmic bufferin-type metallophore, whose translation MRTNSSSRGIVLATAAAAIFSAGCTRSESEEPAVESMEQSVQPLKEGVEQDAATMGQEAREKMEAMKRKMEGMGSDAMDGATEVKVACFGINACKGQSDCATPNNACMGMNSCKGQGFKYVSLKECEAQGGKVITPSM comes from the coding sequence ATGAGGACAAATTCATCCAGTAGGGGAATTGTGTTGGCGACCGCGGCGGCCGCTATTTTCAGCGCCGGTTGTACCCGCAGCGAATCCGAGGAGCCGGCGGTCGAGTCGATGGAGCAATCGGTTCAACCGCTCAAGGAAGGCGTAGAGCAGGATGCGGCTACGATGGGGCAGGAAGCCCGGGAAAAGATGGAGGCAATGAAACGGAAAATGGAAGGGATGGGTTCCGATGCAATGGACGGCGCCACCGAAGTGAAAGTGGCGTGTTTCGGGATCAACGCTTGCAAGGGGCAATCCGATTGCGCAACGCCCAATAACGCCTGCATGGGGATGAACAGCTGCAAGGGACAGGGTTTCAAGTACGTCAGTCTGAAGGAATGCGAGGCTCAGGGCGGCAAAGTGATTACCCCCAGCATGTAG
- a CDS encoding NADP(H)-dependent aldo-keto reductase, protein MQYNPLGTSSIQVSRICLGTMTFGEQNDESQAHAQMDMAFERGVNFFDTAEMYPIPPRAETQGRTETHIGNWLARNGRRDQIVLATKATGPGDWMAHIRGGPRLNERHIREALHGSLQRLRTDYVDLYQLHWPERRTNFFGRLGYEHQPEQDGVPIEETLTALAKLVEEGKVRTIGVSNETPWGVMAYLRLAERQGGPRIVSIQNPYNLLNRTFEIGLAEIAQREKVGLLAYSPLAFGVLSGKYLDGKRPEGARLSLFSGYSRYSKPHVEPVVRRYVELARRHELNPAQMALAYVNSRPFLTANIIGATTLEQLTDNLDSLELELPAEIIAEIEEIHRQCPNVAP, encoded by the coding sequence ATGCAATACAATCCACTGGGAACCAGTTCCATTCAAGTCAGCCGAATCTGCCTGGGCACCATGACTTTCGGCGAGCAAAACGATGAGAGTCAGGCGCACGCGCAGATGGATATGGCTTTCGAACGGGGCGTCAATTTTTTCGATACCGCGGAAATGTATCCGATCCCGCCCCGCGCCGAAACCCAGGGCCGCACCGAGACCCACATCGGCAACTGGCTCGCCCGGAACGGCCGGCGCGATCAGATCGTCCTCGCCACCAAGGCGACCGGACCCGGCGATTGGATGGCCCATATCCGCGGCGGACCGCGTCTGAACGAGCGGCATATTCGCGAGGCGCTGCACGGCAGTCTGCAGCGCCTGCGCACCGACTATGTGGATCTTTATCAGCTCCACTGGCCCGAGCGGCGGACGAACTTTTTCGGCCGATTGGGATACGAGCATCAACCGGAACAGGACGGCGTTCCCATCGAGGAAACCCTGACCGCCCTGGCCAAGTTGGTGGAAGAAGGCAAGGTGCGAACCATCGGCGTTTCCAACGAAACACCGTGGGGGGTGATGGCCTACCTTCGCCTGGCCGAGCGACAAGGGGGACCGAGGATCGTCAGCATTCAGAACCCCTACAATCTGCTCAACCGCACCTTCGAAATCGGTCTGGCGGAAATCGCCCAGCGGGAAAAGGTGGGACTATTGGCCTACTCTCCCCTCGCTTTCGGCGTCTTGAGCGGCAAGTATCTGGATGGCAAGCGACCGGAAGGCGCCCGGCTGAGCCTGTTTTCCGGCTATAGCCGCTACAGCAAGCCTCATGTGGAACCGGTGGTCCGCCGCTACGTGGAACTGGCTCGCCGACACGAACTGAACCCCGCGCAAATGGCGTTGGCCTACGTCAATTCAAGACCCTTCTTGACCGCCAACATCATCGGCGCCACCACCCTGGAGCAGTTGACGGACAATCTGGACAGCCTCGAATTGGAACTGCCTGCGGAAATCATCGCCGAAATCGAGGAAATTCATCGGCAGTGCCCGAACGTGGCGCCCTAG
- the bufB gene encoding MNIO family bufferin maturase, which translates to MPRTECPFLGFGLGLRKEHYAAIVADKPPVDWFEILTENYLVEGGKPLYYLDKIRADYPLSMHGVSLSIGGTDPLDFHYLDRLKSLIERVEPMWVSDHLCWTGVDGVNLHDLLPLPYTEEALRHVVKRVSQVQEFLGRRLLLENVSSYLTYAHSQMSEWAFLREVAERADCLILLDINNIYVSARNHDFDPLTYLRGIPPERVGQFHLAGHTDLGHCVLDTHDHPVCAEVWDLFREAVRRFGPVSVTIERDDRIPPLAELLDELDGARQIARAYWEAA; encoded by the coding sequence ATGCCCCGGACCGAGTGCCCGTTTCTGGGATTCGGGTTGGGACTGCGCAAGGAGCATTATGCCGCCATTGTGGCGGATAAGCCGCCTGTGGACTGGTTCGAAATCCTGACCGAAAACTACCTGGTCGAAGGAGGCAAGCCGCTTTATTACCTGGATAAAATCCGTGCCGATTATCCTCTGTCCATGCACGGCGTCTCCTTGTCCATCGGCGGTACCGACCCGCTGGATTTTCATTATCTGGACCGGCTCAAGTCCCTGATCGAACGGGTCGAGCCGATGTGGGTTTCCGATCATTTGTGTTGGACCGGAGTCGACGGCGTCAATTTGCACGATCTTTTGCCCTTGCCCTACACCGAGGAAGCGCTCCGCCACGTCGTGAAGCGGGTGAGTCAAGTTCAGGAATTTTTGGGCCGCCGCCTCCTTTTGGAAAACGTTTCCAGTTACCTGACCTATGCCCATTCGCAAATGAGCGAATGGGCATTTCTGCGCGAGGTGGCCGAACGGGCCGATTGCCTGATCTTGCTGGATATCAACAATATCTACGTCAGCGCCCGCAATCACGACTTCGATCCGTTGACCTACCTTCGCGGCATTCCGCCGGAAAGAGTGGGGCAGTTTCATCTGGCCGGCCATACCGACCTGGGACACTGCGTCCTCGACACCCACGACCATCCGGTGTGCGCCGAGGTGTGGGATTTGTTCCGGGAAGCGGTGCGAAGATTCGGGCCGGTTTCGGTGACGATCGAACGGGACGATCGAATCCCACCCTTGGCGGAGTTGCTGGACGAGCTGGACGGGGCTCGTCAAATCGCTCGCGCTTATTGGGAGGCGGCATGA